In Gossypium arboreum isolate Shixiya-1 chromosome 6, ASM2569848v2, whole genome shotgun sequence, the following are encoded in one genomic region:
- the LOC108460710 gene encoding ras-related protein RABA1c-like isoform X2 — MLPAILSPQPNTPLQSFQMPPAWLSNSPIAHLACFTSETAESCLTNDMILLRYRAITSAYYRGAVGALLVYDVTRHSTFENVERWLRELRDHTDPNIVVMLIGNKSDLRHLVAVSTEDGKSFAEKESLYFMETSALEATNVENAFAEVLTQIYHIVSKKAMETSEEGNASAVPSKGEKIDVGKDVSAMKKGGCCSS, encoded by the exons ATGCTGCCTGCCATATTATCTCCCCAGCCAAATACTCCTCTACAGTCTTTTCAAATGCCCCCAGCATGGCTCAGCAATTCCCCTATTGCACATCTAGCTTGCTTCACTTCCGAGACCGCTGAATCTTGCTTGACAAATGACATGATTCTTTTGAG GTATCGTGCCATAACAAGTGCCTATTATCGAGGAGCTGTTGGCGCACTTCTTGTGTATGATGTTACACGACACTCCACATTCGAAAATGTCGAGAGGTGGTTAAGAGAGTTGAGGGATCACACAGATCCCAACATTGTAGTCATGCTCATTGGTAATAAATCCGATCTTCGTCACCTTGTGGCTGTCTCAACCGAAGATGGGAAATCCTTCGCGGAGAAAGAATCCCTCTACTTCATGGAAACTTCTGCCCTGGAAGCTACTAATGTTGAAAATGCATTTGCCGAAGTTCTGACACAGATCTACCATATCGTGAGCAAGAAAGCTATGGAGACCAGCGAGGAAGGGAATGCTTCAGCTGTCCCATCAAAGGGAGAGAAAATCGATGTGGGTAAAGACGTGTCAGCTATGAAGAAGGGAGGTTGCTGCTCAAGCTAG